The segment AATTATCTTGAAATTAATTATAATAATGAATTTGATCTTGTGACATTAATATATTGTGACTTTGTAGTATTATCAGATGAGCATAGAGAGATTTTATTGAAAAAAGTCTACGATTCGATGAAGATAGGAGGGAGATTTATATTTGATGTTTTTACTTTAAAGCAATTTGAAGATAAAAAAGAAAGTAATACATGGTGTTTAAGTGAGGGGAGTGGTTTTTGGAAGTCTGAAAGACATATATGTTTTGAATCGCATTTTATTTATGAAAGAGATGTGAGATTAGACCAATTCACAATAATTGACAAAGACGGAAAAGTGGATATAATTAGAAATTGGTTTAAAGTATATACGGAAGACACGATTATTAAAGAAATTAAAAAAGCAGGCTTTAATAAGATTGAGATATATTCAGATGTGACAGGCAAACCATATTTTGAAGAATCTAAAGCGATGTGTATTGTAGTTGAAAAATAGAATAGATATATGAAAAAACAATTAAATAGGGTTTTACTAGGTAATATAGGTAAACTATTTGCTAT is part of the Clostridiisalibacter paucivorans DSM 22131 genome and harbors:
- a CDS encoding class I SAM-dependent methyltransferase; protein product: MLKELFKYLEKPKLYAQNTCKFWDDEHISKGLLKAHLDPQLEASSRCHNFIDKSVEWITEIAPSSNYKKLLDLGCGPGLYAERLFKKGYKITGIDYSKRSINYAMDKACERNQDINYIYKNYLEINYNNEFDLVTLIYCDFVVLSDEHREILLKKVYDSMKIGGRFIFDVFTLKQFEDKKESNTWCLSEGSGFWKSERHICFESHFIYERDVRLDQFTIIDKDGKVDIIRNWFKVYTEDTIIKEIKKAGFNKIEIYSDVTGKPYFEESKAMCIVVEK